The Neofelis nebulosa isolate mNeoNeb1 chromosome 16, mNeoNeb1.pri, whole genome shotgun sequence genome includes a window with the following:
- the DDX42 gene encoding ATP-dependent RNA helicase DDX42 isoform X2, with amino-acid sequence MAENPTAGLVQEEEEDNLEYDSDGNPIAPSKKIIDPLPPIDHSEIDYPPFEKNFYNEHEEITNLTPQQLIDLRHKLNLRVSGAAPPRPGSSFAHFGFDEQLMHQIRKSEYTQPTPIQCQGVPVALSGRDMIGIAKTGSGKTAAFIWPMLIHIMDQKELEPGDGPIAVIVCPTRELCQQIHAECKRFGKAYNLRSVAVYGGGSMWEQAKALQEGAEIVVCTPGRLIDHVKKKATNLQRVSYLVFDEADRMFDMGFEYQVRSIASHVRPDRQTLLFSATFRKKIEKLARDILIDPIRVVQGDIGEANEDVTQIVEILHSGPSKWNWLTRRLVEFTSSGSVLLFVTKKANAEELANNLKQEGHNLGLLHGDMDQSERNKVISDFKKKDIPVLVATDVAARGLDIPSIKTVINYDVARDIDTHTHRIGRTGRAGEKGVAYTLLTPKDSNFAGDLVRNLEGANQHVSKELLDLAMQNAWFRKSRFKGGKGKKLNIGGGGLGYRERPGLGSENTDRGNNNNVMSNYEAYKPSTGAMGDRLTAMKAAFQSQYKSHFVAASLSNQKAGSSAAGASGWTSAGSLNSVPTNSAQQGHNSPDSPIASAAKGIPGFGNTGNLSSAPVTYPSTGAQGVNNTASGNNSREGPGGGNGKRERYTENRGGSRHSHGESGNRHGDSPRHGDGGRHGDGYRYPESGSRHADGHRHGENRHGGGGGRHGESRGANDGRNGESRKEGCNRESKVDPKVDSKMDKMDSKTDKTADGFAVPEPPKRKKSRWDS; translated from the exons ATGGCAGAGAACCCAACTGCTGGTTTGGttcaggaggaagaagaagataaTTTGGAATATGATAGTGATGGAAATCCAATTGCACCTTCCAAGAAAATCATTGATCCTCTTCCTCCCATTGATCATTCAGAG ATTGACTATCcaccatttgaaaaaaatttttacaatgaGCATGAAGAGATAACCAACCTCACCCCTCAGCAGCTAATAGATCTCCGTCATAAGCTCAATCTTCGG GTCTCTGGTGCTGCACCTCCTAGACCAGGAAGTAGTTTTGCTCATTTTGGGTTTGATGAACAACTTATGCACCAGATTCGGAAATCTGAGTACACACAGCCCACTCCAATACAGTGCCAG gGCGTGCCTGTGGCGTTAAGTGGTAGAGACATGATTGGTATTGCCAAAACAGGCAGTGGAAAAACGGCTGCCTTTATCTGGCCGATGTTGATTCATATAATGGACCAGAAGGAACTGGAACCAGGTGATGGACCGATTGCAGTGATCGTGTGTCCTACTAGGGAGCTTTGCCAGCAG ATCCATGCAGAATGTAAGCGGTTTGGGAAAGCGTATAATCTTCGATCAGTGGCCGTGTATGGAGGAGGGAGCATGTGGGAGCAAGCCAAGGCTcttcaggaaggggcagagattgTTGTGTGTACCCCA GGTCGGCTGATTGATCATGTGAAGAAGAAAGCTACCAATCTTCAAAGGGTCTCTTACCTTGTGTTTGATGAAGCAGATCGCATGTTTGACATGGGATTTG AGTACCAGGTGCGATCCATAGCAAGTCATGTCCGTCCTGACAGACAGA CCCTCTTATTCAGTGCAACTTTTCGGAAAAAGATTGAAAAACTGGCCAGAGACATCCTGATCGACCCTATTCGTGTGGTGCAGGGAGACATTGGCGAG gCAAATGAAGATGTGACACAGATTGTGGAGATTCTTCACTCTGGGCCTAGTAAATGGAACTGGCTTACCCGGCGTCTGGTGGAATTTACCTCTTCAGGAAGTGTCCTCCTGTTTGTTACTAAAAAAGCCAATGCTGAAGAGCTAGCCAATAACCTTAAGCAGGAGGGTCATAATCTTGGGCTGCTTCATGGGGACATGGATCAGAGTGAAAGAAACAAAGTCATTTCAGACTTTAAGAAAAAGGACATCCCAGTCCTGGTGGCCACAGATGTTGCAG cCCGTGGTCTGGATATTCCTTCAATTAAGACCGTCATTAACTATGATGTGGCACGAGACATTGATACTCATACTCACAGGATTGGCCGCACAGGACGAGCGGGTGAGAAGGGCGTGGCGTATACCTTGCTGACCCCCAAGGACAGCAATTTTGCTGGTGACCTTGTCCGGAACTTGGAAGGAGCCAATCAACATGTTTCCAAGGAACTCCTAGATCTAGCAATGCAG AATGCCTGGTTTCGGAAATCCCGCTTTAAAGGAGGCAAAGGCAAAAAGCTGAACATTGGTGGAGGTGGCCTAGGCTACAGGGAGCGGCCTGGCCTAGGCTCAGAGAACACG GACAGAGGAAATAACAACAATGTAATGAGCAATTATGAGGCCTACAAGCCCTCCACAGGAGCCATGGGAGATCGGCTGACGGCCATGAAAGCAGCTTTCCAG TCACAGTACAAGAGTCACTTTGTTGCTGCCAGCTTAAGCAACCAGAAGGCAGGAAGCTCTGCTGCTGGGGCAAGTGGATGGACTAGTGCAGGGAGCTTGAATTCTGTTCCAACTAATTCAGCCCAACAGGGCCATAACAGTCCAGACAGCCCCATTGCCAGCGCCGCCAAGGGCATCCCAGGCTTTGGCAACACCGGGAACCTCAGCAGTGCTCCAGTGACCTACCCTTCCACTGGAGCCCAGGGAGTCAACAACACAGCTTCAGGGAATAACAGCCGAGAAGGGCCTGGGGGAGGCaacgggaagagagagagatatactGAAAACCGGGGTGGCAGCCGCCACAGTCACGGAGAGAGTGGCAATCGGCATGGCGACAGCCCACGTCACGGAGATGGTGGTCGCCATGGAGATGGATACCGCTACCCAGAAAGCGGCAGCCGTCATGCTGATGGTCACCGTCACGGGGAGAACAGACATGGAGGAGGTGGAGGCCGACATGGAGAGAGCCGAGGCGCAAACGATGGTCGGAATGgtgaaagcaggaaagaaggtTGCAATCGTGAGAGCAAGGTGGACCCCAAGGTGGACAGCAAGATGGACAAGATGGACAGCAAGACAGATAAGACAGCTGACGGTTTTGCTGTccccgagccacccaagcgcaaGAAGAGTCGATGGGACAGTTAG
- the FTSJ3 gene encoding pre-rRNA 2'-O-ribose RNA methyltransferase FTSJ3, with translation MGKKGKVGKSRRDKFYHLAKETGYRSRSAFKLIQLNRRFQFLQKARALLDLCAAPGGWLQVAAKFMPVSSLIVGVDLVPIKPLPNVVTLQEDITTERCRQALKKELKTWKVDVVLNDGAPNVGASWVHDAYSQAHLTLMALRLACDFLARGGCFITKVFRSRDYQPLLWIFQQLFRRVQATKPQASRHESAEIFVVCQGFLAPDKVDSKFFDPKFAFKEIEVQAKTVTELVTKRKPKAEGYAEGDLTLYHRTSVTDFLRAANPVDFLSKASEILLDDEELAQHPATTEDVQACCQDIKVLGRKELRSLLNWRTKLRRHVAKKLKEQAKAMDISLSSGEEEEEADEESTAGTVRQPSKEEEEEEQLDRTLAEMKAQEVAELKRKKKKLLREQRKQRERVELKMDLPGVSIADEGETGMFSLRTIRGHQLLEEVTQGDMSAADTFLSDVPRDDIYVSDVEDDDPSLDSDLDPEELAGVGGSPRLKDQKRVRFAEVEDGDKEEEEENPLLVPLEERTVLREEQASLWFSKDGFSGLEDDADEALEISQAQLLYESCRKGRQQLPPPSSLKTEEKPPPCQEKDPAGAGAPSDAEATSGPGGEERDGSSDSDSSSSEDGESWEPKHGKKRSRGPKSDEDGFEIVPIEDPMKRRILDPEGLALGAIIASSKKAKRDLIDDSFSRYTFNEEEGELPEWFVQEEKQHRVRQLPIDKKEVEHYRRRWREINARPIKKVAEAKARKKRRMLKKLEQTKKKAEAVVNTVDISEREKVAQLRSLYKKAGLGREKRQVTYVVAKKGVGRKVRRPAGVRGHFKVVDSRMKKDQRAQQRKEQKKKHRRK, from the exons ATGGGCAAGAAAGGCAAAGTCGGGAAGAGCCGGAGGGACAAGTTCTATCATCTGGCGAAGGAGACCG GTTACCGCTCCCGCTCTGCTTTCAAGCTGATCCAGTTAAATCGCCGCTTTCAGTTCCTGCAGAAAGCCCGAGCCTTGCTGGACCTGTGTGCTGCGCCAGGGGGATG GTTGCAGGTGGCTGCTAAGTTTATGCCTGTATCCAGCCTTATTGTGG GAGTGGACCTGGTTCCAATCAAGCCTCTTCCCAATGTGGTGACACTCCAGGAGGACATCACAACGGAACGCTGTAGGCAG GCCCTGAAGAAGGAGCTGAAGACCTGGAAAGTTGATGTTGTGCTCAACGATGGGGCCCCCAACGTTGGGGCTAGCTGGGTCCACGATGCCTATTCACAAG CCCACTTGACACTGATGGCTCTGCGTTTGGCTTGTGATTTTCTGGCCCGCGGTGGCTGCTTTATCACAAAGGTTTTTCGCTCTCGTGACTATCAGCCCCTACTGTGGATCTTCCAGCAGCTCTTTCGCCGTGTCCAGGCCACTAAGCCCCAAGCCTCCCGCCATGAATCTGCGGAGATCTTTGTAGTCTGCCAGG GATTCCTGGCTCCTGACAAGGTTGACAGTAAATTCTTTGACCCCAAATTTGCCTTCAAGGAGATTGAAGTTCAGGCCAAGACTGTTACCGAATTGGTGACTAAGAGGAAGCCAAAG GCTGAAGGCTATGCTGAGGGCGACCTCACCCTTTATCACCGAACTTCAGTCACCGACTTTCTCCGAGCTGCCAACCCTGTTGACTTCCTCTCCAAAGCCAGCGAA ATCTTGCTAGATGATGAAGAGTTGGCACAGCATCCAGCCACCACTGAGGATGTGCAGGCCTGCTGTCAGGACATTAAAGTGCTAGGGCGCAAGGAACTTAG GTCCCTACTGAACTGGAGAACGAAGCTTCGGCGGCACGTGGCCAAGAAGCTGAAAGAGCAGGCGAAGGCAATGGACATCAG TCTTAGctcaggagaggaagaggaggaggctgaTGAAGAGTCAACAGCCGGGACTGTGCGGCAGCCCtcgaaggaggaagaggaggaggagcaacTCGACCGGACCCTGGCGGAGATGAAGGCCCAGGAGGTGGCGGAATTAAAGAg gaagaaaaagaagctgCTGCGTGAGCAGAGGAAACAGCGGGAGCGTGTGGAGCTGAAGATGGACCTTCCTGGGGTTTCTATTGCAGATGAGGGGGAGACTGGCATGTTCTCCCTGCGCACCATCCGGGGTCACCAG TTGTTAGAGGAGGTAACACAAGGGGATATGAGTGCTGCGGACACATTTCTGTCTGATGTGCCAAGGGATGACATCTATGTATCAGATGTCGAGGATGACGACCCATCTCTGGACAGTGACTTGGATCCAGAGGAGCTGGCGGGAGTTGGAGGATCTCCGCGTCTAAAGGACCAAAAGCG TGTACGATTTGCTGAAGTAGAAGATGgggacaaagaggaagaagaggagaatcCGCTGCTGGTACCACTGGAGGAAAGGACGGTACTGCGGGAAGAACAAGCCAGTCTGTGGTTCTCTAAG GATGGCTTCAGTGGGCTTGAGGATGATGCGGATGAGGCCCTGGAGATCAGTCAAGCCCAGCTGTTGTATGAGAGCTGTCGGAAGGGGCGGCAGCAGCTGCCACCTCCTTCCAGTTTGAAGACCGAGGAAAAACCTCCCCCGTGCCAGGAGAAGGAtccagcaggggcaggggctccGTCAGACGCAGAGGCCACCAGTGGGCCTGGCGGGGAAGAAAGAGATGGCAGCTCAGACAGCGATAGCAGCAGCAGCGAGGATGGGGAGAG TTGGGaaccaaagcatggaaagaagcGAAGCCGTGGGCCTAAGTCAGATGAAGACGGGTTTGAGATTGTGCCCATCGAGGACCCAA TGAAACGTAGGATACTAGACCCTGAGGGCCTTGCCCTAGGTGCTATCATTGCTTCTTCCAAAAAGGCTAAACGAGACCTCATAGATGATTCCTTCAGCAG GTATACGTTTAACGAGGAGGAGGGAGAGCTTCCGGAGTGGTTTGTGCAGGAGGAAAAGCAGCACAGGGTACGGCAGCTGCCCATTGACAAGAAGGAGGTGGAACACTACCGCAGACGCTGGCGGGAAATCAATGCGCGTCCCATCAAGAAAGTTGCTGAGGCCAAAGCCAGAAAGAAACGGAGG ATGCTAAAGAAGCTGGAGCAAACCAAGAAGAAGGCAGAGGCTGTGGTGAACACCGTGGACATCTCTGAACGAGAGAAAGTGGCTCAGCttaggag CCTCTACAAGAAGGCTGGGCTCGGCAGGGAGAAACGCCAAGTCACCTACGTTGTAGCCAAAAAAGGTGTGGGCCGCAAAGTGCGCCGGCCAGCTGGGGTCCGAGGTCATTTCAAAGTGGTGGACTCAAGGATGAAGAAGGACCAAAGAGCACAACAaaggaaagagcagaagaaaaaacacagacgGAAGTGA